A single region of the Aeromonas hydrophila subsp. hydrophila ATCC 7966 genome encodes:
- a CDS encoding ATP-binding cassette domain-containing protein, whose amino-acid sequence MLEVRNLTIAQGERSLWQGLSLTVKAGERLGISAPSGHGKTTLGRVLAGWQPIGAGGQLLLDGQPVPERIKGYNPIQLVPQHPELTFNPYRTTGQALWDVWRPDEAMLARFMVKPVWLSRKPGQLSGGELARIALLRALDPRTRLLIADEVTAQLDPQIQRQLWRELMMECEQRGLGMLVFSHQQALLRQICHRVLRFGEMQPESGELTESAA is encoded by the coding sequence ATGTTGGAAGTACGAAATCTCACCATCGCCCAGGGGGAACGCTCCCTCTGGCAGGGGTTGTCACTGACGGTGAAGGCGGGCGAGCGGCTCGGCATCTCTGCCCCGAGCGGCCACGGCAAGACCACGCTGGGGCGGGTATTGGCAGGTTGGCAACCGATTGGGGCCGGCGGTCAGCTCCTGCTGGATGGGCAGCCTGTGCCTGAACGGATAAAAGGTTATAACCCCATCCAGCTGGTGCCCCAGCACCCGGAGCTCACCTTCAATCCCTATCGCACTACCGGGCAGGCGCTGTGGGATGTGTGGCGCCCCGATGAGGCCATGCTGGCCCGCTTTATGGTCAAGCCTGTGTGGCTCAGTCGTAAACCCGGCCAGCTCTCCGGTGGCGAGCTGGCCCGCATCGCGCTGCTGCGCGCCCTCGATCCCCGCACCCGTCTGCTGATTGCCGATGAGGTGACCGCCCAGCTGGATCCGCAAATTCAGCGCCAACTCTGGCGGGAGCTGATGATGGAGTGCGAGCAGCGCGGGCTTGGCATGCTTGTCTTCAGTCACCAGCAGGCACTGCTGCGCCAGATCTGCCATCGGGTGCTGCGCTTTGGTGAGATGCAGCCCGAATCTGGGGAGCTGACCGAAAGCGCGGCTTGA
- the hypE gene encoding hydrogenase expression/formation protein HypE, with amino-acid sequence MREIQLSHGGGGVEMNQLINQLFFRHFGNEILLRGEDAALLPVEGPVAFTTDSFTVSPLFFEGGDIGKLAIAGTVNDLAMMGAKPEYLSCSFIIEEGFPYADLARIVESMATELAKSGARIVCGDTKVVPKGAADKIFINTSGVGTFPLPEQSRGISVRNLKAGDAILVSRDIGSHGACILMARDALQLGSDLKSDCTTLWPQVEALLKAGITPHALRDATRGGLAAVLNEWSSASGVAIELEESAIPVCDPVRGLCELYGFEPHDLANEGTMVLALPAEQAQDALGILRQFNPAASQIGVVQASDRHKVILSNPWGSRRYLELPQGELLPRIC; translated from the coding sequence ATGAGAGAAATCCAACTTAGCCACGGTGGCGGCGGTGTCGAAATGAATCAGCTGATCAACCAGCTCTTCTTTCGCCACTTTGGCAACGAGATCCTGCTGCGCGGTGAAGATGCCGCCCTGTTGCCGGTAGAGGGCCCCGTTGCCTTCACCACCGACAGCTTTACCGTCTCGCCGCTCTTCTTCGAGGGGGGCGATATCGGCAAGCTGGCCATCGCTGGCACGGTCAATGATCTCGCCATGATGGGGGCCAAGCCCGAGTATCTGAGCTGCAGCTTTATCATCGAGGAGGGTTTCCCCTACGCCGATCTCGCCCGTATCGTCGAATCGATGGCCACTGAGCTTGCCAAGAGCGGTGCCCGCATCGTCTGCGGCGACACCAAGGTGGTACCCAAGGGGGCGGCCGACAAGATCTTCATCAACACCAGCGGGGTCGGCACTTTCCCGCTGCCCGAACAGAGCCGGGGCATCTCGGTGCGCAACCTCAAGGCCGGTGACGCCATTCTGGTGTCGCGGGATATCGGCAGCCACGGCGCCTGCATCCTGATGGCCCGTGACGCCCTGCAACTGGGATCTGATCTCAAGAGCGACTGCACCACCCTCTGGCCACAGGTAGAAGCGCTGCTAAAAGCGGGCATTACCCCGCACGCCCTGCGCGATGCCACCCGCGGTGGCCTTGCCGCCGTGCTCAACGAGTGGAGCAGCGCCTCCGGCGTTGCCATCGAGCTGGAGGAGTCCGCCATTCCGGTGTGCGATCCGGTGCGTGGCCTGTGTGAGCTCTACGGTTTCGAGCCCCATGATCTCGCCAACGAGGGAACCATGGTGCTGGCCCTGCCTGCTGAACAGGCGCAGGACGCACTGGGCATCTTGCGGCAATTCAACCCAGCCGCCAGCCAGATCGGCGTGGTACAGGCGAGCGATCGCCACAAGGTGATCCTGAGCAACCCCTGGGGCAGCCGCCGTTATCTGGAGCTGCCGCAAGGGGAGCTGCTGCCGCGGATCTGTTGA
- a CDS encoding ATP-binding cassette domain-containing protein: MLSFDQVTIEAAHYSWLGRRSWQPLLTDICLQLAPGEIVALVGGSGEGKSLLLQSALTLLPDNLRMRGTISLDGVPLCDASRARLRGHTLCYVPQGVSALNPLLTVERQLGRAARLCGQSGSRERLGEQLLRYQLPATTLDSYPRQLSGGMAKRILACTAALGGARYILADEITAWLDEGLACQLLGQLRELANQGSGILWVTHDLALAARFADRIVALHQGQVSDTLSCHHLRQGQGSEMLRAHWQALPEFNALFSVPEVS; encoded by the coding sequence ATGCTGAGTTTTGATCAGGTGACCATTGAGGCGGCCCACTACTCCTGGCTGGGGCGGCGCAGCTGGCAGCCATTGCTGACCGATATCTGCCTGCAACTGGCGCCGGGGGAGATAGTGGCACTGGTGGGGGGGAGCGGCGAGGGCAAGAGCCTGCTGCTGCAAAGCGCCCTGACCCTGCTGCCGGACAACCTGCGCATGCGCGGCACCATCTCCCTCGATGGCGTGCCCCTGTGCGACGCCAGCCGGGCTCGTCTGCGTGGCCACACCCTCTGTTATGTGCCGCAGGGGGTGAGCGCCCTCAATCCGTTGCTGACGGTGGAGCGTCAGCTGGGCCGGGCGGCGCGTCTGTGCGGTCAGAGCGGTTCTCGCGAGCGGCTCGGCGAGCAGCTGCTGCGCTACCAGCTGCCCGCCACCACCCTGGACAGCTATCCGCGCCAGCTCTCCGGTGGCATGGCCAAGCGCATTCTGGCCTGCACCGCGGCACTTGGCGGTGCCCGCTACATTCTGGCGGACGAGATCACCGCCTGGCTCGACGAGGGGCTGGCCTGCCAGCTGCTCGGCCAGTTGCGTGAATTGGCCAATCAGGGCAGCGGTATCCTCTGGGTGACCCATGATCTGGCGCTGGCGGCCCGTTTTGCCGATCGCATCGTGGCGCTGCATCAGGGGCAGGTGAGCGACACCTTGAGCTGCCACCATCTGCGTCAGGGGCAGGGGAGCGAGATGCTCCGTGCCCACTGGCAGGCGCTGCCGGAGTTCAACGCGCTCTTCTCTGTGCCGGAGGTTTCCTGA
- the hypA gene encoding hydrogenase maturation nickel metallochaperone HypA — protein sequence MHEMSLAMAAIDLAAEQATQRGFTKVTALWLEVGSFSCVDPDTIAFCFEAAAKGTAVEGAQLHFQHQAAEAWCYDCNKTVTLTERGQACPECGGYKLRVAQGDSLRITDIEVS from the coding sequence ATGCACGAAATGTCTCTGGCCATGGCCGCCATCGATCTGGCGGCCGAACAGGCTACCCAGCGGGGCTTTACCAAGGTGACCGCCCTCTGGCTCGAGGTCGGCAGCTTCTCCTGCGTCGACCCGGACACCATTGCCTTCTGTTTCGAGGCTGCCGCCAAGGGCACCGCCGTCGAAGGAGCCCAGCTTCACTTTCAGCACCAGGCGGCAGAGGCCTGGTGTTACGACTGCAACAAGACGGTCACCCTCACCGAGCGCGGGCAAGCCTGTCCCGAGTGTGGCGGGTACAAATTACGAGTCGCGCAGGGTGATAGCCTGCGCATCACCGACATCGAGGTAAGTTGA
- a CDS encoding ABC transporter permease, with product MDVPLSSSTMMTATLKALLRLAGLLCLVSVATFVLLSYSPIDPIKAYIGNDLLHVPPEQYARIAARWGLDQPLWLRYWHWFTQVLQGDLGYSMLYNAPVSEVIGQRFAASFLLLAGAWLLSGCFGILLGLCAGRYLNRWPDRLIRRFAYLLASLPTFWVGLLLLALFAVHWPLLPVCCAWTPGLAADEADWLMRLRHLLLPVATLTLLGLGNIALHTRARVAEVLASDFIRYARAQGDGGWPMLRFHVLRHALTPALCLQFASLGELIGGSLLAEKVFSYPGLGQATVDAGLRGDIPLLMGIVLFCTLLVFLGNTAARVLLTRINRGWEGMHVV from the coding sequence GTGGACGTGCCGTTAAGTTCGTCCACCATGATGACTGCCACTCTGAAAGCCCTGCTGCGTTTGGCAGGGCTGCTCTGTCTGGTCTCTGTTGCCACCTTTGTGTTGCTGAGCTACTCCCCCATCGATCCCATCAAGGCCTATATCGGCAACGATCTGCTCCATGTGCCGCCGGAGCAGTACGCCCGCATCGCCGCTCGCTGGGGGCTGGATCAGCCGCTCTGGCTGCGTTACTGGCACTGGTTCACCCAAGTGCTGCAGGGGGATCTCGGTTATTCCATGCTCTACAACGCGCCGGTGAGCGAGGTTATTGGCCAGCGCTTTGCCGCCTCTTTCCTGCTGCTGGCAGGCGCCTGGCTGCTCTCCGGCTGTTTCGGCATTTTGCTGGGCCTCTGCGCCGGTCGCTATCTCAACCGCTGGCCCGATCGCCTGATTCGCCGCTTTGCCTATCTGCTCGCCTCCTTGCCCACCTTCTGGGTCGGCCTCTTGCTGCTGGCGCTGTTTGCGGTGCACTGGCCGCTGCTGCCGGTCTGCTGCGCCTGGACGCCGGGGCTCGCTGCCGATGAGGCGGACTGGCTGATGCGGTTGCGTCATCTGTTGCTGCCGGTGGCGACCCTGACCCTGCTGGGGCTTGGCAATATCGCCCTGCACACCCGGGCGCGGGTAGCCGAGGTGCTGGCGAGCGACTTTATTCGCTATGCCCGCGCCCAGGGCGATGGCGGCTGGCCCATGCTGCGCTTTCACGTGCTGCGCCACGCCCTGACGCCGGCGCTCTGCCTGCAGTTTGCCTCCCTCGGTGAGCTGATCGGTGGATCCCTGTTGGCAGAGAAGGTCTTCTCCTATCCGGGGCTCGGGCAGGCCACCGTGGATGCGGGGCTGAGGGGGGATATCCCCCTGCTGATGGGCATAGTGCTCTTCTGTACCCTGCTGGTCTTTTTGGGCAACACGGCGGCGCGGGTACTGCTGACCCGCATCAACCGCGGTTGGGAGGGTATGCATGTTGTTTAA
- the hypB gene encoding hydrogenase nickel incorporation protein HypB: protein MGAEGHEHHHDHPHDLHHEHAHSHDHSHSHAHPHDHSHDHDHDHDHDHQQGDQHYGKGEAGLSVPGMGQRQLIAIEMDVLAKNNALAAHNREHFDEAAQLVLNLVSSPGSGKTTLLCETLRQLADKRPCAVIEGDQQTSADADRIRATGVPAVQINTGKGCHLDAKMVHDACHQLPANEGGILFIENVGNLVCPASFDLGEKYKVAILSVTEGEEKPLKYPDMFAAAQLMVINKIDLLPYVSFDVARCIENAKRVNPYIQVIQVSATTGEGMDAWLNWLATA from the coding sequence GTGGGAGCAGAGGGTCATGAGCACCATCACGATCACCCCCACGACCTTCATCATGAGCATGCCCACTCTCATGACCACAGCCATTCCCACGCGCATCCCCATGATCACAGCCATGACCATGACCATGACCATGACCATGACCACCAGCAGGGTGACCAGCACTACGGCAAAGGGGAAGCGGGATTGTCGGTCCCCGGCATGGGGCAGCGCCAGCTGATCGCCATCGAGATGGATGTGCTGGCCAAAAACAACGCGCTGGCCGCCCACAACCGCGAGCACTTCGACGAGGCGGCCCAGCTGGTGCTCAATCTGGTATCGAGCCCGGGTTCAGGCAAGACCACCCTGCTGTGCGAAACCCTGCGCCAGCTGGCCGACAAGCGCCCTTGCGCGGTGATCGAAGGGGATCAGCAGACCAGCGCCGATGCGGATCGCATCCGTGCCACCGGCGTGCCTGCCGTGCAGATCAACACCGGCAAGGGCTGCCATCTGGACGCCAAGATGGTTCACGACGCCTGCCACCAGCTGCCCGCCAATGAAGGGGGCATCCTCTTTATCGAGAACGTGGGCAATCTGGTCTGCCCCGCCAGCTTCGATCTCGGCGAGAAGTACAAGGTGGCGATCCTCTCCGTCACCGAGGGGGAAGAGAAGCCGCTGAAATACCCGGATATGTTTGCCGCCGCCCAGCTGATGGTGATCAACAAGATCGATCTGCTGCCCTACGTCAGCTTTGACGTGGCACGCTGCATCGAGAACGCCAAACGGGTCAACCCCTATATCCAGGTGATCCAGGTCAGCGCCACCACGGGCGAAGGGATGGATGCCTGGCTCAACTGGCTGGCCACTGCCTGA
- the hypF gene encoding carbamoyltransferase HypF, translating into MSAATAPAISPNPVANRLRREFHIDGIVQGVGFRPFVYGLALRHGIAGYVLNDANGVTIGAEGSPEQLAAFARELRELAPPLSRIDHFSDRELPLAHGPDYDGHFHGQFRIKASQQQSSATVAISPDQGMCEACANDVANPNDRHHRYPFTNCTHCGPRYTIIRRLPYDRPHTAMAGFAMCPRCAAAYENPLDRRYHAQPVSCPECGPHLSWRSGRGDALAEREDALQAAASALQAGALIAVKGMGGYHLVCDARNKQSVARLRTLKRRERKPLAVMMGSLAEAKLHVTGCEAEWQLLASQARPITLLRKRKNDDRPSKSQLTTAPLAEGIAPGIPYLGVMLPYTPLHQLLLDACAIPLVATSANGRGSPILIECEAVIRELGSEIDGILDHNRPILHPCDDSLVQWAGRRRQTLRLARGYAPCTPSLQEAVNLPLLAVGAQQKNQLALAFGRQRIYSPYIGDLHSLPMQSHFEQTLATFRDLYDLKPELLVSDRHPGYLSHQWAKSYCRDQGAIHLEVQHHHAHLLGVMAEHDITGPVLGVAFDGTGLGDDGTLWGGELLLADVKGFTRVAHLKPFKLIGGEAAIREPVRQLLGLLFESYVVDETSALDIPAIKQLPAERIRNLHQLWQLGRNAPYTSSIGRLFDAVAALLGVIDTPDYEGEAGLLLEAAALQLAPDEVPFPLAFDLSQSAEGPLQIQWAELINTLVSERRKGSSTASLAAGFIRAISNLVIALAERFPGYPVALGGGVFQNRVLMDQLVPALEAAGRQVLTSETLPLNDGGIAAGQLWFAIHHLATHQPVTTGCATLSES; encoded by the coding sequence ATGAGCGCTGCCACCGCCCCCGCTATCTCTCCCAATCCTGTGGCCAACCGGCTGCGCCGCGAGTTTCATATCGACGGTATCGTGCAGGGGGTCGGCTTTCGCCCCTTCGTCTATGGGCTGGCACTGCGCCACGGCATTGCCGGTTATGTGTTGAACGATGCCAACGGCGTCACCATTGGCGCCGAAGGATCGCCTGAGCAGCTCGCCGCCTTTGCCCGCGAACTGCGGGAATTGGCGCCGCCGCTCAGCCGCATCGATCATTTCAGCGATCGGGAACTGCCCCTCGCTCATGGTCCCGACTACGATGGCCACTTTCATGGCCAGTTTCGAATTAAAGCGAGCCAGCAGCAGAGCTCGGCTACTGTGGCCATCTCGCCGGATCAGGGAATGTGCGAGGCGTGCGCCAACGATGTGGCCAACCCCAACGATCGCCACCATCGCTACCCCTTTACCAACTGCACCCACTGCGGCCCGCGCTACACCATCATCCGCCGCCTCCCCTACGACCGCCCCCACACCGCCATGGCGGGCTTTGCCATGTGCCCGCGCTGCGCGGCGGCCTATGAAAACCCGCTGGACAGACGCTACCACGCCCAGCCGGTGAGCTGCCCCGAGTGCGGGCCCCATCTCAGCTGGCGCAGTGGCCGCGGCGATGCCTTGGCCGAGCGCGAGGATGCGCTGCAAGCTGCAGCAAGCGCTCTGCAAGCGGGGGCGCTGATTGCGGTCAAGGGCATGGGGGGTTATCACCTGGTATGTGATGCCCGCAATAAACAGAGTGTCGCCAGATTGCGAACACTCAAGCGGCGCGAGCGCAAGCCGCTGGCGGTGATGATGGGCTCCCTTGCCGAGGCCAAACTGCATGTCACCGGCTGCGAGGCAGAGTGGCAGCTGCTCGCCTCTCAGGCCAGACCCATCACCTTGCTGCGCAAGCGCAAAAACGATGATCGACCGTCAAAATCCCAACTGACAACCGCGCCGCTGGCCGAGGGGATCGCCCCCGGCATCCCCTACCTCGGGGTCATGCTCCCCTATACCCCGCTCCATCAGCTGCTGCTGGACGCCTGCGCCATCCCGCTGGTGGCCACCAGCGCCAATGGTCGCGGCAGCCCGATCCTTATCGAGTGCGAGGCGGTGATCAGGGAACTCGGCAGCGAGATTGACGGCATCCTGGATCACAACCGCCCTATCCTGCACCCGTGCGACGACAGTCTGGTGCAGTGGGCCGGCAGGCGACGCCAGACGTTGCGGCTAGCCCGGGGTTATGCCCCCTGCACCCCCAGCCTGCAAGAGGCGGTCAATTTGCCGCTGCTGGCGGTCGGGGCGCAGCAGAAGAACCAGCTGGCGCTGGCCTTCGGCCGCCAGCGCATCTACAGCCCCTATATCGGCGATCTGCATAGCCTGCCGATGCAGAGTCACTTCGAGCAGACCCTGGCGACCTTCCGCGATCTCTACGATCTCAAACCCGAACTGCTGGTCTCGGATCGCCACCCCGGCTACCTCAGCCACCAGTGGGCCAAAAGCTATTGCCGCGATCAGGGTGCAATCCACCTCGAGGTGCAGCACCATCACGCCCACCTGCTGGGGGTGATGGCCGAGCACGACATCACGGGCCCTGTGCTGGGGGTTGCCTTCGATGGCACCGGCCTTGGCGATGACGGCACCCTCTGGGGTGGCGAGCTGCTGCTGGCCGATGTGAAGGGCTTTACACGAGTTGCGCACCTCAAACCCTTCAAGTTGATCGGCGGCGAGGCAGCCATCCGCGAGCCGGTGCGCCAACTGCTGGGGCTGCTGTTCGAATCCTATGTCGTGGATGAGACCAGCGCCCTCGATATTCCGGCGATCAAGCAACTGCCCGCAGAGCGGATCCGCAACCTGCACCAGCTCTGGCAGCTGGGTCGCAACGCCCCTTATACCAGTTCCATCGGTCGGCTGTTCGATGCGGTGGCGGCGCTCTTGGGGGTGATCGATACCCCGGATTACGAGGGCGAAGCGGGGCTCCTGCTGGAGGCGGCAGCCTTGCAGCTGGCCCCCGATGAAGTGCCCTTCCCCCTCGCCTTTGATCTCAGCCAATCAGCGGAAGGGCCGCTGCAGATCCAATGGGCAGAGCTCATCAATACCCTTGTCAGCGAGCGGCGCAAAGGCTCCTCCACCGCCAGCCTGGCTGCCGGTTTTATCCGCGCCATCAGCAATCTGGTCATCGCCCTGGCCGAGCGTTTCCCCGGCTATCCGGTGGCGCTCGGGGGCGGCGTCTTTCAAAACCGGGTGCTGATGGACCAGCTGGTGCCCGCTCTCGAAGCCGCCGGTCGGCAGGTATTGACCAGCGAAACCCTGCCGCTCAATGACGGTGGCATCGCCGCCGGTCAGCTCTGGTTTGCCATCCACCATCTTGCCACGCATCAGCCTGTCACTACCGGTTGTGCCACCTTGTCGGAGTCCTGA
- a CDS encoding HypC/HybG/HupF family hydrogenase formation chaperone: protein MCLSIPSQVVQLHPEDNCVTVDTLGVQRRVSCMLLEEPLNIGDYVLLHIGFVMSKIDQEEAQASLESFRQMVALMPNQDILPC from the coding sequence ATGTGTCTATCCATCCCCTCTCAGGTGGTGCAGCTGCACCCCGAAGATAACTGCGTCACCGTCGACACCCTGGGGGTGCAGCGACGCGTCAGCTGCATGCTGCTCGAAGAGCCTCTCAACATTGGCGACTATGTGCTGCTCCATATCGGCTTTGTGATGAGCAAGATTGACCAGGAGGAGGCGCAGGCCAGCCTCGAGAGCTTCCGCCAGATGGTGGCCCTGATGCCCAACCAGGATATCTTGCCATGCTGA
- the hypD gene encoding hydrogenase formation protein HypD — protein MLTLNDLFQGFRQPEVIRALAAQITELAKDLSEPLRVMEVCGGHTHTIMKYGLHQLLPASIEFVHGPGCPVCIMPKERIDQAIELASQPSVILVTLGDMIRVPGSKGTLAQQRAKGSDIRPVYDPLDALRIARENPDNTVVFFAIGFETSTPMTAALLAAAEEQGIENLLFHINHVLVPPAIHAVMADGVAKVNAFIGPSHVSVITGADIYLPIVDRYQVPVVVSGFEPVDVMEALLMMVRQKVEGRYALEVQYSRAVTASGNRAAQRLVERFFETREHFRWRGLGDINASALRLRDAFAKRDAEHHFQLDQTPIDDHKACQCADILRGLAKPNQCKVFGRGCTPTQPMGSCMVSSEGACNAYYRYMGIQER, from the coding sequence ATGCTGACCTTGAATGATCTCTTTCAGGGCTTTCGCCAGCCCGAGGTGATCCGCGCCCTCGCCGCCCAGATCACCGAACTGGCCAAAGATCTGTCCGAACCGCTGCGGGTCATGGAGGTGTGCGGCGGCCATACCCACACCATCATGAAGTACGGCCTGCACCAGCTGCTGCCCGCCAGCATCGAGTTCGTTCACGGCCCCGGCTGCCCGGTCTGCATCATGCCGAAAGAACGCATCGATCAGGCCATCGAGCTGGCTAGCCAGCCCAGCGTCATTCTGGTCACCCTGGGGGACATGATCCGGGTGCCGGGATCCAAGGGCACGCTGGCCCAGCAACGGGCCAAGGGGAGCGATATCCGCCCTGTCTATGACCCCCTCGATGCCCTGCGCATCGCCCGTGAGAACCCGGACAACACCGTGGTCTTCTTCGCCATCGGTTTCGAGACCTCTACCCCGATGACGGCGGCGCTGCTGGCTGCCGCTGAAGAGCAAGGGATTGAGAACCTCCTGTTTCATATCAACCATGTGCTGGTGCCGCCCGCCATTCATGCGGTGATGGCCGACGGGGTGGCCAAGGTGAACGCCTTTATCGGCCCCTCCCACGTCAGCGTCATCACCGGCGCCGATATCTACCTGCCCATCGTCGATCGTTATCAGGTGCCGGTGGTGGTGAGCGGCTTCGAGCCGGTGGATGTGATGGAGGCCCTCTTGATGATGGTGCGCCAGAAGGTGGAGGGTCGCTACGCGCTGGAGGTGCAGTACAGCCGGGCGGTCACCGCCAGCGGCAACCGCGCCGCCCAGCGGCTGGTCGAGCGCTTTTTCGAGACCCGCGAGCACTTTCGCTGGCGGGGTCTGGGGGATATCAACGCTTCCGCCCTGCGCCTGCGGGATGCCTTCGCCAAACGCGATGCGGAGCACCACTTCCAGCTTGATCAAACCCCCATCGATGACCACAAGGCATGCCAGTGCGCCGACATTCTGCGCGGCCTGGCCAAGCCGAACCAGTGCAAAGTCTTTGGCCGGGGCTGCACCCCGACCCAGCCCATGGGCAGCTGCATGGTCAGCTCCGAAGGGGCCTGCAATGCCTACTACCGATATATGGGGATCCAGGAACGATGA
- a CDS encoding ABC transporter permease: MLFNPLPSLLRLGFALICLLLLATYGWSLSHQDVPMDLLARQQPPSLVHWFGTDQMGRDLWLRAFQGTLTSLELGISTALCSGLLAMVAASVSLIHPRCDAAVRLVIDAMLALPHMLLLILICFTAGGGMRGVILAVALTHWPKLALILCAEARRIASSDYVVLARSQGMGALRRWRTHLLPGLLPQWFIGTLLMFPHAVLHSAALSFLGFGLAAHEASLGLLLADALRYLAGGGWWLALFPGLMLLTLVLLFDQATRALQQLWFGGEPC, translated from the coding sequence ATGTTGTTTAATCCGCTCCCCTCCTTGCTGCGTCTGGGCTTTGCGCTGATCTGCCTGCTGCTGCTGGCCACTTACGGCTGGAGCCTCTCTCATCAGGATGTGCCGATGGATCTGCTGGCGCGCCAGCAGCCCCCCTCGCTGGTGCACTGGTTCGGCACCGATCAGATGGGGCGGGATCTCTGGCTGCGGGCCTTTCAGGGTACCCTCACCAGTCTGGAGCTGGGCATCAGCACGGCCCTGTGCAGCGGTCTGCTGGCCATGGTGGCGGCCAGTGTCTCGCTCATCCATCCCCGATGCGATGCGGCGGTGCGCCTCGTGATCGACGCCATGCTGGCGCTGCCCCATATGCTGCTGTTGATCCTGATCTGCTTTACCGCAGGGGGGGGCATGCGCGGGGTGATCCTGGCGGTGGCGCTCACCCACTGGCCCAAGCTGGCGCTCATTCTCTGTGCCGAGGCGCGGCGCATCGCCAGCAGCGACTACGTGGTGTTGGCCCGCAGTCAGGGGATGGGGGCGCTGCGCCGCTGGCGTACCCACCTGCTGCCGGGGCTGTTGCCCCAGTGGTTTATCGGCACCCTGCTGATGTTCCCCCACGCGGTGCTGCACAGCGCGGCGCTGAGCTTCCTCGGCTTTGGTCTGGCGGCCCACGAGGCCTCGCTGGGTCTGCTGCTGGCCGATGCCCTGCGTTATCTGGCCGGTGGCGGCTGGTGGCTTGCCCTCTTCCCCGGTCTGATGCTGCTGACGTTGGTCCTGCTGTTTGATCAGGCGACTCGTGCCCTGCAGCAACTCTGGTTTGGGGGAGAACCATGCTGA